The following coding sequences lie in one Jonesia denitrificans DSM 20603 genomic window:
- a CDS encoding DNA-binding domain-containing protein, whose translation MDKEPVKDDRISGRGLLTVPDAAWELAVERAAVIGPLAESGMGGFAVDKAAEQLGISRGRVYFLVRLWRDGQGAVSDLVPGTSSGGRGGTRLSLEVEALVRELIRKHYLTRQRKSVAAVHREITRTCRLRGLPIPSRNAVRRRIATLDPRTETVGREGSEAAPSYGTY comes from the coding sequence GTGGACAAAGAGCCGGTCAAGGATGACCGAATTTCCGGGCGTGGTCTGTTAACCGTCCCCGATGCGGCGTGGGAGCTCGCCGTCGAGCGAGCTGCGGTTATCGGGCCTCTCGCTGAGTCCGGCATGGGAGGCTTCGCCGTGGACAAAGCGGCCGAGCAATTGGGAATTTCACGGGGACGAGTCTACTTTTTAGTCCGACTATGGCGCGATGGTCAAGGGGCGGTTTCGGATCTGGTCCCTGGCACCTCCAGTGGCGGTCGCGGAGGGACACGGTTATCTCTTGAAGTCGAGGCCCTTGTCCGTGAGTTGATCCGCAAGCACTATCTGACACGGCAACGAAAATCGGTAGCTGCCGTTCACCGCGAGATCACTCGGACGTGTCGCCTTCGTGGACTTCCTATCCCCTCCCGGAATGCGGTTCGGCGTCGCATCGCGACGCTGGATCCCCGGACTGAGACCGTGGGTCGAGAAGGTAGCGAAGCAGCACCGTCTTACGGGACATATTGA
- a CDS encoding GrpB family protein translates to MTNEWFDKPGGEPVELKEADPLWPLVAAEWSNRIQSAIVPTVARIEHVGSTSIPDLIAKPVLDLQVSVPDINDESAYRPGLESLGLVLRQREPDHRFFRPPAGEPRVVHIHVCEEGSAWEHDVLRFREKLRADPNLAAEYATLKSGLADRYSTDRLSYNNGKAQFISRVIAGE, encoded by the coding sequence ATGACAAATGAGTGGTTTGATAAGCCTGGTGGGGAGCCAGTGGAACTAAAGGAAGCTGATCCACTGTGGCCATTGGTAGCGGCTGAATGGTCTAACCGAATCCAATCGGCCATCGTTCCCACGGTTGCGCGAATAGAACATGTAGGGTCAACATCGATCCCTGACCTGATCGCCAAGCCCGTACTTGACCTACAAGTATCTGTGCCAGATATAAACGATGAATCGGCCTATCGTCCTGGACTTGAATCGTTAGGTCTCGTGCTTCGGCAACGCGAACCCGACCACCGATTCTTTCGCCCACCAGCCGGTGAACCTCGCGTCGTGCACATACACGTCTGCGAAGAAGGATCAGCTTGGGAACACGACGTGTTGCGTTTCCGCGAAAAGCTTCGAGCCGATCCGAATCTTGCCGCCGAATACGCCACGCTTAAGTCCGGTCTCGCTGACCGCTACAGCACTGACCGGCTCTCCTACAACAACGGAAAAGCTCAATTTATCTCGCGCGTCATTGCGGGTGAGTAG